In the genome of Streptomyces violaceoruber, the window GGTACCGCATCAGCACCACGTCCTCGATCCGCCGCGTCTCGACCAGCCGCAGCCGCCCGCCCTGGTAGGCGCCGGGCCCGAACAGCCGGGGCGCGGCCGGGTCCCCCACGAACAGCGGCGCGAGGACGAGCTGGAGTTCGTCGGCGAGTCCCTGCTGGAGCAGCTGGGTGTGGACGGTCCCGCCCCCTTCGACCATGAGCCGCCGCACGCCCCGCCGGTCGTGCAGGTACTCCAGCGCCGCCCGCCAGTCGAGGTCCGCCCCCAGGGACACCACATCGGCACGGATCCCGAGCGCGCGGGCCCGCCGGGCACCGTCGTCCGTGGTCAGCAGCACCTTGTCCCCGCCCGTGTGCCAGAACCGCGCCGCCGGGTCCAGCTCACCGCTGCCGCTGACGGTGACCTTGAGCGGGTACTCCGCCCGCCCGTCCGCGACCCGCGCGGCCCGCCGCTCGGCCGAGTTCACCAGCAGCCGCGGATTGTCGGCCCGGACCGTCCCGCCCCCGACCAGGATCGCGTCCACGGAGGCCCGCACCCCGTCGACCCGGTCGAAGTCGGCGGGGCTGGACAGCAGGAGGCGTTCGGGGCCGGTGTCGTCCAGGTATCCGTCGAGGGAAACGGCGGCGGAGAGGAGGACGTGGGGAAGGGGCATGGGTGGGCACTCCCGGGAGGCAGACGGGCGGCGGGTTCCGGCGGGCACACACTAGGCGCCGCTGCTGCCGCTGCGGTTCACCGTGGCCCGTGGACAGGCGCCGCCCCCTCGACTCCGCCACCCGCGGCGCGACCGCGAGGCACCCGGTCAGCCGGATCGCGGTGCAGCGGACCTCCGCGTCCGGGGACACCGGGTCGTCCAGGACGCCGCGCGCCGAGCGGAGTACGTCCCGCCCGCCGGCGAGCTGCCGGACCTCCGTCTCGTCGGCGAACCGGGACACGAATCCGCTGCCGTCGCCGGGAGCGGGGAAGCAGGGCTTGCCCTCGGCCGACGGCCAGGGCAGCAGCCGTAGCGCGGTGTGCGGTGCCGTCACGCGGCCGCCCTCCGCGCACCGACGACGTGCCGGTCAGGTCGATGCCGAAGTCGGCGGCGAGCACGAGGGCGAGGCGGCGGTGCCGCTGTCGGTCCGGTTCCTGCTCGTGGGCGGCGACGCAGGGGCGGACGAGGCGGGGGGCGGCGCCGTCGAGGGGGAGGTGACGGCAGTACGGGGAGTGGTGTTGCGGGAGGCGGACGGGGGCAGGGGGCGGTGGGGCTGGGGGTGCTCCGGGCTCGGTGGCGTGGGGCGCCTGCACGGTGGGTTCCGGTGGCCGCGCAGGAGCTCCGCGAACGGGGGCTCATCGTCACCGTGCGCGGCAAGGAGGCGTTCGTCGTGGAGCGGCCCCCCGCCGCCGGATGACGAGCCCACCGGCTGACGAACCCGGCGGCGGGGTACCCGGCGCCCCATGAGCACCGAACCCGCTCCGCTGCTCGCCCTCGACCTGACCGGCACGTTCGCGTTCGGGCTGAACGGGGCGCTGACCGCGGTGCGGGCCGCCCGGCTGGACGTGGTCGGGGTGGTGGTGCTCGGGATGATCACCGCGTTGGGCGGCGGGGTCATCCGGGACGTGCTCATCGACTCGCTGCCGCCCGCCGCATTCCTGGACTGGCGTTACTACACGCTCGCCGCCGCCGGTGGCCTGCTCGCCTTCGCCGTCAGCAGGCACCTGCGCCGGCTGGAACCGGCGATCACCGTGCTCGACGCGGTCGGACTGAGCACCTTCGCGGTGATCGGCGCGAGCAAGGCGCTGGACGCCGGGCTGGCCGTCGTACCGGCGATGCTGCTGGGCGTGATCACCGCGGTGGGCGGAGGGACGATCCGCGACACCCTGGTCGGCCGGATCCCGACGGTGCTGCGCACCGGGCTGTACGCCATCCCCGCCCTGGCAGGCGCGGCGGTGACGGTCGCGACCACCGAGACCGGGCTGTACGGCCTCCCGGCCGCGCTCGGAGCGGCGGCGGTCTGCTTCCTGATCCGCATGCTCGGCCTGCACTTCGGCATCAACGCTCCGGAGCCGCCCGAGACGCGTCCGTCCGGTGGCGGAACACGGCGCCATAAGTAGCCTCGATGGAATGGAGCACCTCAGATGAGTGACACCGCCCGGACCGTCCTCGCCGGCCTCGGCTCCGTCCGCTCCGACCTGGAGGACCTCTACCAGGACCTGCACCGGCACCCCGAACTCGGTCTGCGGGAGCACCGCACGGCGAAGAAGGCGGCGGAGTCCCTGCGGCGGAGCGGCTACGACGTCACCGAGGGCGTCGGCGGCACCGGCGTGATCGGGGTCCTCGCCAACGGGGACGGCCCGGTGGTCATGGCCCGCGCCGACATGGACGCCCTCCCGGTGCGCGAGCGGACCGGCCTCCCGTACGCCTCCACCGCGACGGTGACCGACGAGGACGGCCGGGAACAGCCGGTGATGCACGCCTGCGGCCACGACGTGCACGTGACCTCCCTGGTCGGGTGCGCGCGGTTGCTGGCCGGGCACCGGGACGACTGGCGGGGCACCTTCGTCGCCCTCTTCCAGCCCTCCGAGGAGAACGGCGCCGGCGCCCGCGCCATGGTCGAGGACGGTCTCACCGACAGATCGCCCCGCCCCGACGTCGTCCTCGCCCAGCACGTCCTGCCGTACCCCGCCGGGTACGTCGGCACCCGCGCGGGGTCCTTCCTGTCCGCCGCGGACAGTCTCCGGGTGACCGTGCACGGCCGGGGCGCGCACGGTTCGGCGCCCCAGGCGTCGGTCGACCCCGTGGTGATCGCCGCATCGGTCGTCGTACGGCTGCAGACCGTCGTCTCCCGCGAGCTGGCCGCCACCACGCCCGCCGTGGTGACCGTGGGCAGCATCCACGCCGGCAGCGGCCCCAACGTCATCCCCGACCGGGCCGTCCTGGAGCTCAACGTCCGTACGTACGACGACGCCACCCGCACCCAGGTCCTGGACGCGATCAAGCGCATCGTCCGGGCCGAGTGCGAGGCGTCCCGCTCCCCCCGGGAACCGGAGTTCGAGCGGCTCTCGACCTTCCCGCCCACCGTCAACGACGAGGAGCCGACCCGGCGCGTCGCGGAGGCGTTCGGCGTGTACTTCGGCGACGACGCGCACACCGTCGAGTTGCAGACCGCCAGCGAGGACATGAGCGAGATCCCGGGGGCCTTCGGGGTGCCGTTCACGTACTGGGCGATCGGCGGCACCGACCCGGACCGCTACGCCGAGGCCGCCCGCAAGGGAACCGTCGCCCAGGACATCCCGGTCAACCACAGCGCCGCCTTCGCCCCCGTCGTCCAGCCGACCCTGGACACGGGCGTGAGCGCGCTGACGGTGGCCGCGCTGGCCTGGCTCGGCGACGGCGACCGGGCCGCCTAGGAACCGGGCAGGTTCGTACGGCTTGACTCTCCAGTGGCTGGAGACCGCAGGGTGGGCTCATGAACGGCGCGACGCCCCCGCACTCGATCGGTGAACTGTCGGCCCGTACCGGCGTGTCCGTACGGACGATCCGGTTCTACTCGGACACCGGACTGCTGCCTCCCACCGACCGCACCCCGGCCGGCTACCGCCGATACGGCGAGGCGGCCCTGGACCGGCTCCACCTCATCGGCGTCCTGCGGGAGCTGGACGTCGGCCTCACCACGGTCCGCCGCGTCCTGGACGGTGACCTGACCGTCGCCGAGGTCGCCGCCGCGCACGCCGACGCCACCGCCCTCCAGATCCGCGCGCTGCGGCTGCGGCACAGCGTGCTGCGGCTCGTTGCCCGCCGCGACGCCAGCCCCGAGGAGACAGTTCTCATGCACCGGATCGCCCGCCTCACCTCCGACGAACGTCGGCGCCTGATCGCCGACTTCATCGCCGCACTGGAGGCCGGCACGCCCCACGCCCGCGACGCCGCCGCCGCCCTGCGCACCGCCCTGCCCGAACTCCCCGACGAGCCCTCCGACGCCCAGCTCGCCGCGTGGGTGGAGCTGGCCGAACTCGTCGCCGACGACGGTTTCCGCGAGCGCATGGCCCGTGCGGCCCTCCCGCCCGCCGACGAGGACGTGTTGCCGGGGGTGGCCCCCGAGGCGGTGGCGGAACTCGTCCCCTTCGTCCGGCAGACCGTCGCCGGGGCGAGGGCGGCGGGCATCGATCCGGAGGGCGACGAGGCCGCCCCGGTCGTCGACGCCGTGACGGCGCGCTTCGCCGCCGTACTCGGCCGTCCGGACGGCCCGGAGCTGCGGGAGTGGCTGGCCGGGCGGTTCGAGGCGGGACACGACCCGCTCGTCGAGCGGTACTGGCGCCTGGTCTGGACCCTCAACGACTGGCAGGTCGTCCCCGGTCACCTGCCCTTCCAGCCCTGGATGGCCCAGGCCCTTCGCCGGCCCGGCCGGGTCAGCCCCAGTCGCCGTTGACCCACGCGAGCAGACGGGCGCGCTTCTTGTAGGAGCAGGGTGCGTGGTCGGCACCGGCCGTGTCGTACGTCTGCGGGCCGCCCTGGAGGTCGTACCCGTAGTCGCTGGGGCCGTACTCGCCGTCCCGGTAGCCGTCCAGGTCGTCGGCCCAGTCGAGGAGGCCGAAGTCCAGAAGGCCGAAGCCGAGGTCGAGATTGCCGAAGTACCGGCCGGGGTCGGCCGGTTCCACCGGCGCGGGACGGGCGTCCGCCCCGGCGGCGATCCGGTCCTCGACACAGCCGTCGGACCGCACCGGCTGGCCCAGCCACCACCCGGCCAGGAACACGGCGTACAGGGTGGTGACGACGCCGAGGCGGCGCGGGGTCGTCCAGGCGGGCATCCGGCGCTACTCCCGGCCGCCGTCGAACCAGGCCCGGAGGCGGGGGCGTTCGCCCATGTCGTTGGTGCAGGCGACGGCGTAGGAGGTGTACGTCAGGGACATGACCATCGGGCCCTGGGCCGTGTGGGCGTCCGCGAGCGAACTGCGGCCCGGATACGCCGACGGCGACGGCGACGGAATCGGGCTGTACGTGGGCGTGGGAGACGGTTCGGGGCGGTACCGCTCGGCGGCCCGGTCGAGGGCGGCCCGGTCGACGTGGCACTCGGGGGTCACGGGCTGCCCCAGGTACCAGCCCGCGACGAACACGCCGTAGACCACGGCGGCGGCGCCGAGACGGCGCGGGGTGACGCGGCGGGGCCGCAGGTCAACCAGGCTGTCGCCGGGGGGAGTTGGGCTCATGCCGGGGGACTCTACCCGTCGCTCCGACGGGCCCCGGTCACGCGCCCTCAGTCCGGGGGACGGAGAAGGCGCCCGCGGCGGCCGCCAGCACCGCGGCCGCCGCCGCCCGTTCCGGAAGCCGCGGGTCGGGATCGGCGCGCAGGAGTACCACCTGGTGGTAGACCGGCGCCGTGGCGGCGATCAGCAGGCTGCGGGCGTCCAGCTCCGTTGCGCCTCGCGCGCCTCGCGCGCCTCGTACGGGGAGTTCGCCCCGCGCGACGGCGCGCTCCACGAGGATCTCGCACTGGGCGTACCGGTCCGCCCACAGTCTCGTCTGGGCCCGCGCGGCCTGCTCGGAGTGGAACGACGCCGCCATCAGCGCGACGGCGAAGGACGGCCGTACGACGAGGGACTCCTGGATCTCCCGGTTGAGCGCGGTCAGATCGCCGCGCAGGGAGCCGGTGTCCGGCGGCTGCCAGTCCATCTCGCCGGCGGCGGCGATGACGTCGACGAGCAGCCCGCCCACGTCGCGCCAACGCCGGTAGACCGTGGTGCGGTGAACTCCCGCGCGGGCGGCGACCCCCTCCACGGTGAGCCCTTCGTGCCCGGCCTCGGCGAGTTCGGCGCGCACCGCGTCGAGGACCTGGGCG includes:
- a CDS encoding trimeric intracellular cation channel family protein; translation: MSTEPAPLLALDLTGTFAFGLNGALTAVRAARLDVVGVVVLGMITALGGGVIRDVLIDSLPPAAFLDWRYYTLAAAGGLLAFAVSRHLRRLEPAITVLDAVGLSTFAVIGASKALDAGLAVVPAMLLGVITAVGGGTIRDTLVGRIPTVLRTGLYAIPALAGAAVTVATTETGLYGLPAALGAAAVCFLIRMLGLHFGINAPEPPETRPSGGGTRRHK
- a CDS encoding M20 family metallopeptidase, with the protein product MSDTARTVLAGLGSVRSDLEDLYQDLHRHPELGLREHRTAKKAAESLRRSGYDVTEGVGGTGVIGVLANGDGPVVMARADMDALPVRERTGLPYASTATVTDEDGREQPVMHACGHDVHVTSLVGCARLLAGHRDDWRGTFVALFQPSEENGAGARAMVEDGLTDRSPRPDVVLAQHVLPYPAGYVGTRAGSFLSAADSLRVTVHGRGAHGSAPQASVDPVVIAASVVVRLQTVVSRELAATTPAVVTVGSIHAGSGPNVIPDRAVLELNVRTYDDATRTQVLDAIKRIVRAECEASRSPREPEFERLSTFPPTVNDEEPTRRVAEAFGVYFGDDAHTVELQTASEDMSEIPGAFGVPFTYWAIGGTDPDRYAEAARKGTVAQDIPVNHSAAFAPVVQPTLDTGVSALTVAALAWLGDGDRAA
- a CDS encoding MerR family transcriptional regulator, coding for MNGATPPHSIGELSARTGVSVRTIRFYSDTGLLPPTDRTPAGYRRYGEAALDRLHLIGVLRELDVGLTTVRRVLDGDLTVAEVAAAHADATALQIRALRLRHSVLRLVARRDASPEETVLMHRIARLTSDERRRLIADFIAALEAGTPHARDAAAALRTALPELPDEPSDAQLAAWVELAELVADDGFRERMARAALPPADEDVLPGVAPEAVAELVPFVRQTVAGARAAGIDPEGDEAAPVVDAVTARFAAVLGRPDGPELREWLAGRFEAGHDPLVERYWRLVWTLNDWQVVPGHLPFQPWMAQALRRPGRVSPSRR
- a CDS encoding TetR/AcrR family transcriptional regulator → MTDSTESTEPAVGAPERRPGGRTARVRAQVLDAVRAELAEAGHEGLTVEGVAARAGVHRTTVYRRWRDVGGLLVDVIAAAGEMDWQPPDTGSLRGDLTALNREIQESLVVRPSFAVALMAASFHSEQAARAQTRLWADRYAQCEILVERAVARGELPVRGARGARGATELDARSLLIAATAPVYHQVVLLRADPDPRLPERAAAAAVLAAAAGAFSVPRTEGA
- a CDS encoding dihydrofolate reductase family protein, producing MPLPHVLLSAAVSLDGYLDDTGPERLLLSSPADFDRVDGVRASVDAILVGGGTVRADNPRLLVNSAERRAARVADGRAEYPLKVTVSGSGELDPAARFWHTGGDKVLLTTDDGARRARALGIRADVVSLGADLDWRAALEYLHDRRGVRRLMVEGGGTVHTQLLQQGLADELQLVLAPLFVGDPAAPRLFGPGAYQGGRLRLVETRRIEDVVLMRYLPTAPGAGDRVAAADRHWLALACELAELCPPSDTAFSVGAVVVAADGSELARGHSREGGDPVVHAEEAALAKVDPEDPRLPGATVYSSLEPCARRASRPAPCARLILDAGVRRVVTAWREPDTFVAGADGSGVLTAAGAAVVVLAEYAQRAKAPNRHLEG